One genomic segment of Ipomoea triloba cultivar NCNSP0323 chromosome 9, ASM357664v1 includes these proteins:
- the LOC116030679 gene encoding clathrin light chain 1-like isoform X1, translating into MASVDVFTMDEHVITATPSFDNGGYSSFSADAPPYQSAGGFPGEYDEVTVEHFPQSVHSPDPYGFGSDPHPALVSNGNENPYDLGEDSAGIFISDGPVLPPPHEMHEAGFALREWRRQNAIRLEEKEKKEKETRNQIIEEGEEYKEAFYEKRKHNIETNKTNNKEKEKSYLANQEKFHKEADKQYWKAIAELIPNEVPNIEKKGRKKDQEKKPSVSVIQGPKPGKPTELSRMRQILVKLKHNPPAHMLPPPPTLAKDAKDAAKDSKDSAPTSEDPATIAIDQPSS; encoded by the exons atggctTCAGTCGATGTATTTACCATGGATGAGCACGTCATAACGGCTACTCCGTCGTTTGATAACGGCGGATACTCTTCCTTCTCTGCCGACGCGCCACCGTACCAATCAGCCGGGGGATTTCCGGGAGAGTACGATGAAGTGACAGTGGAGCACTTCCCTCAGTCCGTCCACAGTCCCGATCCCTATGGATTCGGGTCGGATCCGCACCCAGCTTTGGTTTCTAACGGCAATGAAAATCCATATGATCTCGGAGAAGATTCCGCCGGAATATTCATCTCTGATGGCCCGGTGCTTCCTCCTCCGCATGAAATGCATGAGGCGGGCTTTGCCCTGCGTGAATGGCGAAG GCAAAATGCAATTCGGCTTGAagagaaggaaaagaaagaaaaggaaaccaGAAACCAGATTATTGAAGAAGGGGAAGAGTACAAGGAAGCTTTCTATGAGAAAAGAAAGCACAATATTGAGACTAATAAGACCAATaacaaggagaaggagaag TCATACCTGGCGAATCAAGAGAAGTTCCATAAAGAAGCCGATAAACAGTATTGGAAAGCCATAGCTGAACTGATTCCTAACGAGGTGCCCAATATCGAGAAGAAGGGGAGAAAGAAGGATCAAGAGAAGAAGCCATCTGTTTCGGTCATCCAAGGGCCGAAACCTGGAAAACCTACTGAGCTTTCAAGGATGCGCCAAATACTGGTGAAGCTTAAGCATAACCCGCCCGCTCACATGCTACCGCCCCCTCCCACCCTGGCCAAGGATGCAAAAGATGCTGCCAAGGATTCTAAAGATTCAGCTCCCACATCAGAAGATCCTGCAACCATTGCCATTGATCAACCTTCAAGCTAA
- the LOC116028297 gene encoding uncharacterized protein LOC116028297, with translation MDEIEHKFIEVNGLKIHVAEIGSGSGPVVLFLHGFPEIWYSWRFQMLAVAKAGYRAISLDYRGFGLSDQPPQPEKTTVLDLVNDIAAILDTLSIPKVFLVGKDFGSAVLTLLYLLHEERVAGCVTLDVPFIIARAATFTEKLPEGFYISRWREPGRAEADFGRLDAKTVLKNIYILFSRSEIPIANEKQEIMDIVEPSTPLPPWFTEEDLAAYGALYEKSGFQTALEVTYRSHGDDRIKLPADPRIKVPALFIGGEKDYVLKFPGMEEYISSGMLKAFVPNVEITYLPEGSHFLQEQLPEEVNKLILNFLDAHPC, from the exons atggaTGAAATTGAGCACAAGTTCATAGAGGTGAACGGGCTAAAGATCCACGTAGCTGAGATTGGGAGTGGGTCGGGTCCAGTTGTGCTGTTCTTACATGGCTTCCCTGAGATTTGGTACTCCTGGCGCTTCCAGATGCTTGCGGTGGCCAAAGCCGGTTACAGAGCCATTTCGCTCGATTACAGAGGGTTTGGGTTGTCGGATCAACCACCCCAACCTGAGAAGACCACCGTCCTTGATCTTGTCAATGACATTGCTGCAATTTTGGATACTCTTAGTATCCCAAAg GTTTTTCTGGTTGGGAAAGATTTTGGGTCGGCTGTTCTGACCTTATTATACCTTCTCCATGAGGAGAGGGTAGCTGGGTGTGTTACATTGGATGTGCCATTCATTATTGCTCGTGCTGCTACATTTACTGAAAAGCTGCCTGAAGGTTTCTATATTTCAAGATGGAGG GAGCCTGGGCGAGCTGAAGCTGACTTTGGTCGTCTCGATGCCAAAACCGTTCTGAAGAACATCTACATCCTCTTCTCCAGAAGTGAAATACCAATCGCTAATGAAAAGCAGGAGATCATGGACATTGTGGAGCCTTCCACTCCCCTACCCCCTTGGTTCACCGAAGAAGACCTGGCAGCCTATGGAGCTCTGTATGAGAAATCTGGATTCCAAACTGCATTGGAGGTTACTTACAG GTCACATGGAGATGATCGTATAAAGCTACCAGCTGACCCGAGAATCAAAGTCCCTGCATTGTTCATTGGAGGCGAGAAGGATTACGTGCTGAAATTCCCGGGAATGGAAGAGTACATAAGCAGTGGGATGCTGAAAGCTTTTGTGCCTAATGTGGAGATAACCTATTTACCTGAAGGAAGCCATTTTCTTCAGGAGCAATTGCCTGAGGAGGTGAATAAGCTGATCCTCAACTTTCTTGATGCCCACCCTTGTTAA
- the LOC116028373 gene encoding uncharacterized protein LOC116028373 has product MDEIEHKFIEVNGLKIHVAEAGSGSGPVVLFLHGFPEIWYSWRYQMLAVDKAGYRAISLDYRGYGLSDQPPQPEKATFLDLVNDLAALLDTLSIPKVFVVGTDFGSCVLTLFCLLHEERVVGCVTLDVPFLLPRSSTTRSSTSAEKLPEGFYMERWKEPGRAEADFGRLDAKTVVKNIYILFSRSEVPIASEKQEIMDIVEPSTPLPPWFTEEDLAAYGALYEKSGFRTALQVPYRALENEHIELPAEPRIKAPALFISGKKDYVMKFPGMEEYVTSGMLKALVPNVEIVYIPEGSHFLHEQFPEEVNQLILNFLDSHC; this is encoded by the exons ATGGATGAAATAGAGCACAAGTTCATAGAGGTAAACGGGCTAAAGATCCACGTAGCAGAGGCTGGGAGTGGGTCGGGTCCAGTTGTGCTGTTCTTACATGGCTTCCCTGAGATTTGGTACTCCTGGCGCTACCAGATGCTTGCGGTGGACAAAGCCGGTTACAGAGCCATTTCGCTCGATTACAGAGGATATGGATTGTCGGATCAGCCACCACAACCCGAGAAGGCAACCTTCCTTGATCTTGTTAATGACCTCGCTGCACTGCTGGATACTCTTAGTATCCCAAAG GTTTTTGTGGTGGGGACAGATTTTGGATCGTGTGTTCTAACTCTCTTTTGCCTTCTCCATGAGGAGAGGGTGGTTGGGTGTGTTACATTGGATGTGCCATTCTTGCTTCCTCGTTCTTCTACAACTCGTTCTTCTACATCTGCTGAAAAGCTGCCTGAAGGTTTCTATATGGAAAGATGGAAG GAGCCTGGGCGAGCTGAAGCTGACTTTGGCCGTCTCGATGCCAAAACTGTTGTGAAGAACATCTACATCCTCTTCTCCAGAAGTGAAGTACCAATTGCTAGTGAAAAGCAGGAGATCATGGACATTGTGGAGCCTTCCACTCCTCTACCGCCTTGGTTCACCGAAGAAGACCTGGCAGCCTATGGAGCTCTGTATGAGAAATCTGGATTCCGGACTGCATTGCAGGTCCCTTACAG GGCTCTTGAGAATGAGCATATTGAGCTGCCAGCTGAGCCAAGAATCAAAGCCCCTGCATTGTTCATATCAGGCAAGAAGGATTATGTGATGAAATTCCCAGGAATGGAAGAGTACGTAACCAGTGGGATGCTGAAAGCTTTGGTGCCCAATGTGGAGATAGTGTATATACCTGAAGGAAGCCATTTTCTTCATGAGCAATTTCCTGAAGAAGTGAATCAGCTGATTCTCAATTTTCTTGATTCCCACTGTTAA
- the LOC116030544 gene encoding bifunctional epoxide hydrolase 2-like: MDKIKHNFIQVNGLKIHVAEIGSGTDRVVMFLHGFPEIWYSWRYQMVAVANAGFRAIAPDYRGYGLSDQPPEPEKATISDFVSDLPALLDALAIPRVYVVAKDFSNRIAHVFAILHPKRIAGFITFGVPAAPLNRPRLAEPLPGGAYTSRWMEPGRIEADFARFDVKTVLRKIYILFSKTEIPTAAEDQEILDLVDSSAPLPSWFTEEDLQTYAALYEKSGFRTAAQVPYRSLNEKLPVPSQEVDAPALFIMCGKDFSLKFPGIGDYVRSGQAKNIVPNMETAHLPEGSHFAQEQFPEEANQLIINFLKRHA, translated from the exons ATGGACAAAATCAAGCATAATTTCATACAAGTTAATGGACTAAAGATCCATGTAGCGGAGATCGGAAGCGGGACGGATCGAGTGGTGATGTTCTTGCATGGCTTCCCTGAGATATGGTACTCTTGGCGCTACCAGATGGTCGCCGTCGCCAATGCCGGATTCAGAGCCATTGCCCCGGATTACAGAGGATACGGGTTGTCCGATCAACCGCCCGAACCCGAGAAGGCCACTATCTCCGACTTCGTCAGTGACCTTCCTGCACTCCTTGATGCCCTCGCCATTCCTAGG GTATATGTTGTGGCGAAAGATTTTAGCAACAGGATTGCGCATGTCTTTGCTATTCTGCACCCGAAGAGAATCGCAGGGTTCATCACATTCGGTGTTCCGGCCGCCCCTTTAAACCGCCCGAGACTGGCTGAGCCGCTTCCTGGAGGCGCTTATACATCCAGATGGATG GAACCTGGAAGAATTGAGGCCGATTTTGCTCGATTTGATGTTAAGACAGTACTGCGCAAGATATACATTCTGTTTTCTAAAACTGAAATTCCTACAGCTGCCGAAGACCAGGAGATCCTGGATTTGGTGGACTCCTCTGCCCCTTTACCTTCTTGGTTCACAGAGGAAGATCTTCAAACCTATGCTGCTCTCTATGAAAAATCTGGCTTCCGCACTGCAGCGCAGGTTCCTTATAG GTCGTTGAACGAAAAACTCCCAGTACCAAGTCAAGAGGTTGATGCTCCAGCATTGTTCATCATGTGTGGGAAGGATTTCTCACTCAAATTTCCAGGAATAGGAGACTATGTCAGGAGTGGACAGGCTAAAAACATTGTACCCAACATGGAGACTGCACACTTGCCAGAAGGTTCCCATTTTGCTCAAGAACAGTTTCCAGAAGAAGCCAACCAACTAATTATCAATTTCCTCAAGAGACATGCTTAA
- the LOC116030528 gene encoding lactosylceramide 4-alpha-galactosyltransferase: MQEFVPEVTMGTVYNYSTVLSAQLTRKSLCAFLSLVLILLLTCNGATIFSVRVPFPAKTPPEPASFSPENVTGKSRTLVSVSSSRKLSSSLMLAVKEEVPVAKPDTHFHISRKNRNLVAFKNASMAARHRRRRKNKSLIRIMGSEAQMSNFSRRVKEFFHGNSCKLRFFMTWISSVESFSSREMMAIESLFKAHPHGCLILASSSVDSTEGTKILSPFLKMGLKITAISPDFNYLFKNTAAYSWFGRLKRGNIDPGEVSIGQNLSNLLRLGLLYKFGGIYLDTDVIVLKSFEPLRNAIGAQTMNLETRNWSRLNNAVMVFDKGHPLVYKFIQEFALTFDGNKWGHNGPYLVSRVVARVKGREGHNITVLPPKAFYPVDWSRIGSLFQGPRNVTHLKWLLAKLSQIRCESFAVHLWNKQSRGLEIEEGSVIQHIVADSCVFCNSSSASSQKL; this comes from the coding sequence ATGCAGGAGTTTGTTCCAGAAGTAACCATGGGGACTGTTTATAATTACAGTACTGTCCTTTCAGCCCAGCTGACTAGAAAGTCTTTGTGTGCTTTTCTTTCTCTTGTTCTGATTCTTCTCTTGACTTGCAACGGTGCCACGATATTCTCCGTCCGTGTCCCTTTCCCGGCGAAGACCCCGCCGGAGCCGGCCAGCTTCTCGCCGGAGAATGTCACCGGAAAATCAAGAACCCTGGTGTCGGTCTCCTCTTCGAGAAAGCTGTCGTCTTCGTTGATGTTGGCCGTGAAAGAGGAGGTCCCGGTGGCGAAACCGGACACCCACTTCCACATTTCGCGGAAAAATCGGAACTTGGTAGCTTTCAAGAATGCTTCCATGGCGGCTCGGCATAGGAGGAGGCGGAAGAACAAATCTCTGATCAGAATTATGGGGTCCGAAGCGCAGATGAGTAATTTCTCAAGAAGAGTGAAGGAATTCTTCCATGGAAATTCATGTAAGTTGAGGTTTTTCATGACTTGGATATCCTCAGTGGAGTCTTTTAGCAGCAGGGAAATGATGGCCATTGAGAGCTTGTTCAAAGCACACCCCCATGGCTGTCTGATCTTAGCATCAAGCTCAGTTGATTCAACAGAGGGGACGAAAATCCTAAGCCCGTTCTTGAAAATGGGACTGAAAATCACTGCAATTTCGCCGGATTTCAACTATCTGTTCAAGAACACTGCTGCATATTCTTGGTTCGGGAGGCTGAAGAGGGGAAACATAGACCCTGGGGAAGTCTCCATAGGCCAAAACCTCTCAAATTTGCTCAGACTTGGGTTACTCTACAAATTTGGTGGGATTTACTTAGACACAGATGTAATAGTCCTAAAGAGCTTTGAACCCCTGAGAAATGCCATTGGGGCTCAGACAATGAACCTTGAAACCAGAAACTGGAGCAGACTGAACAATGCTGTGATGGTTTTCGACAAGGGTCACCCTTTGGTTTACAAGTTTATTCAGGAATTTGCCCTCACATTCGATGGCAACAAATGGGGTCACAATGGACCATACTTAGTCTCAAGGGTGGTGGCAAGGGTGAAAGGAAGAGAAGGGCACAACATCACAGTTCTGCCACCAAAAGCATTTTATCCGGTCGACTGGAGCCGAATTGGCAGCCTGTTTCAGGGGCCAAGAAATGTGACTCATCTCAAATGGCTGCTGGCTAAACTCAGCCAGATTCGCTGCGAGAGCTTCGCGGTTCATCTGTGGAACAAGCAGAGCAGGGGGTTAGAGATTGAAGAAGGGAGTGTAATTCAGCACATAGTGGCAGATAGTTGTGTCTTCTGCAATTCTTCTTCTGCATCATCACAAAAGCTGTGA
- the LOC116030679 gene encoding clathrin light chain 1-like isoform X2, with amino-acid sequence MASVDVFTMDEHVITATPSFDNGGYSSFSADAPPYQSAGGFPGEYDEVTVEHFPQSVHSPDPYGFGSDPHPALVSNGNENPYDLGEDSAGIFISDGPVLPPPHEMHEAGFALREWRRQNAIRLEEKEKKEKETRNQIIEEGEEYKEAFYEKRKHNIETNKTNNKEKEKSYLANQEKFHKEADKQYWKAIAELIPNEVPNIEKKGRKKDQEKKPSVSVIQGPKPGKPTELSRMRQILVKLKHNPPAHMLPPPPTLAKDAKDAAKDSKDSAPTSEDPATIAIDQPSS; translated from the exons atggctTCAGTCGATGTATTTACCATGGATGAGCACGTCATAACGGCTACTCCGTCGTTTGATAACGGCGGATACTCTTCCTTCTCTGCCGACGCGCCACCGTACCAATCAGCCGGGGGATTTCCGGGAGAGTACGATGAAGTGACAGTGGAGCACTTCCCTCAGTCCGTCCACAGTCCCGATCCCTATGGATTCGGGTCGGATCCGCACCCAGCTTTGGTTTCTAACGGCAATGAAAATCCATATGATCTCGGAGAAGATTCCGCCGGAATATTCATCTCTGATGGCCCGGTGCTTCCTCCTCCGCATGAAATGCATGAGGCGGGCTTTGCCCTGCGTGAATGGCGAAG GCAAAATGCAATTCGGCTTGAagagaaggaaaagaaagaaaaggaaaccaGAAACCAGATTATTGAAGAAGGGGAAGAGTACAAGGAAGCTTTCTATGAGAAAAGAAAGCACAATATTGAGACTAATAAGACCAATaacaaggagaaggagaag TCATACCTGGCGAATCAAGAGAAGTTCCATAAAGAAGCCGATAAACAGTATTGGAAAGCCATAGCTGAACTGATTCCTAACGAGGTGCCCAATATCGAGAAGAAGGGGAGAAAGAAGGATCAAGAGAAGAAGCCATCTGTTTCGGTCATCCAAGGGCCGAAACCTGGAAAACCTACTGAGCTTTCAAGGATGCGCCAAATACTGGTGAAGCTTAAGCATAACCCGCCCGCTCACATGCTACCGCCCCCTCCCACCCTGGCCAAGGATGCAAAAGATGCTGCCAAGGATTCTAAAGATTCAGCTCCCACATCAGAAGATCCTGCAACCATTGCCATTGATCAACCTTCAA GCTAG
- the LOC116030678 gene encoding uncharacterized protein LOC116030678: MDEIEHKFIVVNGLKIHVAEAGSGSGPVVLFLHGFPEIWYSWRYQMLAVAKAGYRAISLDYRGYGLSDQPPQPENTTFLDLVNDLAALLDTLSIPKVFVVGTDFGSLVLTIFSLLHEERVVGCVTLDVPFVLPRSFTSAEELPEGFYIARWNEPGRAEADFGRLDAKTVVKNIYILFSRSEIPIASEKQEIMDIVEPSTPLPPWFTEEDLAAYGALYEKSGFRTALKVPYRSLGDDYERIELPAEPRIKAPALFISGKKDYVMKFPGMEEYVTSGMLKALVPNVEIVYIPEGTHFLHEQFPEEVNQLILNFLDSHR; the protein is encoded by the exons ATGGATGAAATAGAGCACAAGTTCATAGTGGTCAACGGGCTAAAGATCCACGTAGCAGAGGCTGGAAGTGGGTCGGGTCCAGTTGTGCTGTTCTTACATGGCTTCCCTGAGATTTGGTACTCCTGGCGCTACCAGATGCTTGCGGTGGCCAAAGCCGGTTACAGAGCCATTTCGCTCGATTACAGAGGATATGGTTTGTCGGATCAGCCACCACAACCCGAGAACACCACCTTTCTTGATCTTGTTAATGACCTCGCTGCACTGCTGGATACTCTTAGTATCCCAAAG GTTTTTGTGGTGGGGACAGATTTTGGATCGTTAGTTCTGACTATCTTTAGCCTTCTCCACGAGGAGAGAGTGGTTGGGTGTGTTACATTGGATGTGCCATTCGTGCTTCCTCGTTCTTTTACATCTGCTGAAGAGCTGCCTGAAGGTTTCTATATAGCAAGATGGAAT GAGCCTGGGCGAGCTGAAGCTGACTTTGGCCGTCTCGATGCCAAAACTGTTGTGAAGAACATCTACATCCTCTTCTCCAGAAGTGAAATACCAATTGCTAGTGAAAAGCAGGAGATCATGGACATTGTGGAGCCTTCCACTCCTCTACCTCCTTGGTTCACCGAAGAAGACCTGGCAGCCTATGGAGCTCTGTATGAGAAATCTGGATTCCGAACTGCATTGAAGGTTCCGTACAG GTCTCTTGGGGATGACTATGAGCGTATTGAGCTGCCAGCTGAGCCAAGAATCAAAGCCCCTGCATTGTTCATATCAGGCAAGAAGGATTATGTGATGAAATTCCCAGGAATGGAAGAGTATGTAACCAGTGGGATGCTGAAAGCTTTGGTGCCCAATGTGGAGATAGTGTATATACCTGAAGGAACCCATTTTCTTCATGAGCAATTTCCTGAAGAAGTGAATCAGCTGATCCTCAATTTTCTTGATTCCCACCGTTAA